From a region of the Acidobacteriota bacterium genome:
- the rocD gene encoding ornithine--oxo-acid transaminase encodes MQTVDYIGLEEEFGAHNYHPLDVIVERAQGAWVWDVDGKKYLDCLAAYSAVNQGHCHPRILAAFVEQARRVTLTSRAFRNDQLPLLCKDLHDLTGMDMALPMNSGAEAVETALKAARKWGYTVKGIPDGCAEIIVCAGNFHGRTIAIISFSTDEQYRAGFGPLTPGFRVVPYGDADALREAITPNTCAFLVEPIQGEAGIVIPPDGFLKQAEQMCREHNVLFIADEIQAGLGRTGRLFAYQHEGIEPDAIIVGKALSGGFYPVSAVLARKEVLGVFKPGDHGSTFGGNPLACAVARAALRVLVDEHLVERSAQLGAYLLEQLHTIQSNAVKEIRGRGLWIGIELHGAARPYCQRLKSEGMLCKETHDRVIRLAPPLVITKQEIDWAVDKLRKVL; translated from the coding sequence ATGCAGACGGTCGATTACATCGGTCTCGAAGAGGAATTCGGCGCGCACAACTACCACCCCCTCGACGTCATCGTCGAGCGCGCCCAGGGCGCGTGGGTATGGGACGTCGACGGGAAGAAATACCTGGACTGCCTCGCCGCGTACTCGGCGGTCAACCAGGGGCATTGCCATCCGCGGATTCTCGCGGCGTTCGTCGAGCAGGCCAGGCGCGTCACGCTGACCTCGCGCGCGTTCCGCAACGATCAGCTGCCGCTGCTCTGCAAGGACCTGCACGATCTCACCGGAATGGACATGGCGCTGCCGATGAACTCGGGCGCCGAAGCGGTGGAGACCGCGCTCAAGGCGGCGCGCAAGTGGGGATACACGGTCAAGGGCATCCCGGACGGGTGCGCGGAGATCATCGTCTGCGCCGGCAACTTCCACGGCCGGACGATTGCGATCATCTCCTTCTCGACCGACGAGCAGTACCGCGCGGGGTTCGGCCCCCTGACGCCCGGCTTCCGCGTCGTTCCGTATGGCGATGCTGACGCGCTGCGGGAGGCGATCACCCCCAACACGTGCGCGTTTCTCGTCGAACCGATCCAGGGGGAGGCGGGCATCGTCATTCCGCCTGACGGCTTCCTGAAGCAGGCGGAGCAGATGTGCCGCGAGCACAACGTGCTGTTCATCGCCGACGAGATCCAGGCGGGCCTCGGCCGCACCGGCCGGCTCTTCGCGTACCAGCACGAGGGAATCGAACCCGACGCGATCATCGTTGGCAAGGCACTCTCCGGCGGCTTCTACCCCGTGTCCGCCGTCCTCGCGCGCAAGGAGGTGCTCGGCGTGTTCAAGCCGGGCGACCACGGCAGCACGTTCGGCGGCAACCCGCTGGCGTGCGCCGTCGCCCGCGCGGCGCTGCGCGTGCTGGTGGACGAGCACCTCGTCGAGCGTTCCGCCCAGCTCGGCGCGTACCTCCTCGAGCAGCTCCACACGATTCAGTCGAACGCGGTGAAAGAGATCCGCGGGCGCGGGCTCTGGATTGGCATCGAGCTGCACGGCGCCGCGCGTCCTTACTGCCAGCGGCTCAAGAGCGAAGGCATGCTCTGCAAGGAAACCCACGACCGCGTGATTCGCCTCGCGCCGCCGCTCGTGATTACGAAACAGGAAATCGACTGGGCAGTCGACAAACTGCGGAAGGTGCTGTGA